Proteins from a genomic interval of Qipengyuania sp. JC766:
- a CDS encoding glycerophosphodiester phosphodiesterase family protein, which produces MRLSRPAIAAGLLACVLPLAAQGQDDRDEAGEGAWSIATNGSLSDTLDCFEREGRTLVSAHRGGPTPGLPENSIEAMDALLHEAPAIMEIDVAGSRDGVLFLMHDDTLDRTTTGTGEAAALDWPALSALRLRDASGWVTPYGIPTLQAALAWAKGRTVLQIDFKRSASYEDTIAAIREAGMTQDVVLIAYSVGSAVRLHQLAPDMTISLSMEEAGALDEAVTAGIPADRLVAFTGTRTVRPDLYAALDAADVEVIFGTLGGSRSLDRQFERDGSDARYAELGVSGVDIIATDRPREAARALREAGRMAGTGVCGVGREAG; this is translated from the coding sequence ATGCGACTGTCACGTCCGGCGATTGCCGCGGGGCTTCTCGCCTGCGTGCTGCCGCTCGCGGCGCAGGGGCAGGACGATCGGGACGAAGCGGGCGAGGGCGCGTGGTCCATCGCGACGAATGGCAGCCTGTCCGACACGCTCGACTGTTTCGAGCGCGAAGGCCGGACGCTGGTCTCCGCCCATCGCGGCGGGCCGACGCCCGGCCTGCCGGAAAACTCGATCGAGGCGATGGATGCCCTGTTGCACGAAGCCCCGGCGATCATGGAAATCGATGTCGCGGGCAGCAGGGACGGCGTCCTGTTCCTGATGCATGACGACACGCTGGACCGCACCACGACCGGTACGGGCGAAGCGGCCGCGCTGGACTGGCCTGCGCTTTCGGCCCTGCGCTTGCGCGACGCGTCAGGCTGGGTCACGCCCTACGGCATCCCGACGCTGCAGGCCGCTCTCGCCTGGGCGAAGGGTCGGACCGTCCTGCAGATCGATTTCAAGCGCTCCGCCAGCTACGAGGATACGATTGCCGCGATCCGCGAGGCCGGGATGACGCAGGACGTGGTTCTGATCGCCTATTCGGTCGGCTCGGCCGTGCGCCTGCACCAGCTTGCGCCGGACATGACGATCTCGCTGTCCATGGAAGAAGCGGGCGCGCTCGACGAAGCCGTGACGGCCGGCATCCCGGCGGACAGGCTGGTCGCCTTCACCGGCACCCGCACCGTCCGGCCCGACCTTTATGCCGCGCTGGACGCAGCCGATGTGGAAGTGATCTTCGGCACGCTGGGCGGGTCGCGGTCGCTGGACCGGCAATTCGAACGCGACGGCAGCGATGCGCGCTATGCCGAACTGGGCGTATCGGGCGTGGACATCATCGCCACGGACCGCCCGCGCGAAGCGGCCCGCGCGCTTCGCGAGGCCGGCCGGATGGCAGGCACCGGTGTCTGCGGCGTCGGGCGCGAGGCTGGCTAG
- a CDS encoding FAD-dependent oxidoreductase, translating to MRHIAIIGSGPAGYYTAEAAQKEWGDEVRVDVFDTLPVPYGLIRTGVAPDHQSIKKVALRYEKTALTENVRFVGNVTVGEDISIAELQSLYDAVVLATGAPQDRTLGLPGEDLANVFGSAAFVGWYNGHPRFADLAPDLTGKHAVVIGMGNVALDIARILAKTEGEFAGADIVAHALDALRTSGLETITILGRRGPHQIMMTPKELGELAELERASPHVDPDDLPEPEADAILEPGLRKSVALLRTFAAIPESERAAKSVTIDFDMYASPKAFRGDGQVAAVEVERTRIEKGRAVGTGETYVVPADLVVSCIGYRTSPIPGVPFDERQGRFANESGRILPGLYCVGWARRGPSGTIGTNRPDGYALVEKIAEDIGPGGRKDGRKGFDALAAERGLDIVTFQDWKKIEEAEAAAARAGAPREKFVDIAAMIGARG from the coding sequence ATGCGGCACATCGCGATCATCGGTTCGGGGCCGGCAGGCTATTACACGGCGGAAGCCGCGCAGAAGGAATGGGGTGACGAGGTACGGGTCGACGTGTTCGACACGCTGCCCGTGCCCTACGGCCTCATCCGCACCGGGGTCGCACCCGATCACCAGTCGATCAAGAAAGTGGCGCTGCGGTACGAGAAGACCGCGCTGACCGAGAACGTCCGTTTCGTGGGCAATGTGACCGTGGGCGAGGACATTTCGATCGCGGAACTGCAGTCGCTCTACGATGCCGTGGTGCTTGCCACCGGCGCACCGCAGGACCGCACGCTGGGCCTGCCCGGAGAGGATCTCGCCAACGTCTTCGGCAGCGCGGCGTTCGTCGGGTGGTACAACGGGCACCCGCGCTTCGCCGACCTCGCGCCGGACCTTACCGGCAAGCACGCGGTCGTCATCGGCATGGGCAATGTCGCGCTCGACATCGCGCGCATCCTGGCCAAGACCGAAGGCGAGTTCGCCGGCGCGGACATCGTCGCACACGCTCTCGACGCGCTGCGGACCAGCGGGCTCGAGACGATCACCATTTTGGGACGCCGGGGCCCGCACCAGATCATGATGACGCCCAAAGAACTGGGAGAACTCGCCGAGCTGGAGCGGGCGAGTCCGCATGTCGACCCGGACGATCTGCCCGAACCGGAAGCGGACGCGATCCTCGAGCCGGGGCTGCGCAAGTCGGTCGCCCTGTTGCGGACATTCGCCGCCATCCCCGAAAGCGAACGCGCCGCGAAATCGGTGACGATAGACTTCGACATGTACGCCAGCCCCAAGGCCTTTCGCGGCGACGGACAGGTGGCCGCGGTCGAGGTCGAACGGACCCGGATCGAGAAGGGACGCGCCGTGGGTACGGGCGAGACCTACGTGGTACCGGCCGACCTTGTGGTCAGCTGTATCGGCTATCGCACCTCGCCCATTCCCGGCGTCCCGTTCGACGAACGACAGGGACGCTTCGCCAACGAATCCGGGCGCATCCTTCCCGGCCTCTATTGCGTGGGCTGGGCGCGGCGCGGCCCTTCGGGGACGATCGGCACCAACCGGCCGGACGGCTATGCGCTTGTCGAGAAGATCGCCGAGGATATCGGCCCCGGCGGGCGCAAGGACGGCCGCAAGGGCTTCGATGCGCTGGCCGCCGAACGCGGGCTCGACATCGTGACGTTCCAGGACTGGAAGAAGATCGAGGAAGCCGAAGCCGCCGCCGCGCGCGCCGGCGCGCCACGGGAGAAATTCGTCGATATTGCCGCCATGATCGGCGCGCGCGGCTGA
- a CDS encoding alpha/beta fold hydrolase, translating to MDVNPMDSALISMENVGGRKLRVARWRLDEPSDHPPILFFNGIGANIEAVAPLATALDDRGFIMFDMPGVGGSPEPTVPYNAITMAWTASQLLDHLGVEQVDVMGVSWGGAMAQHFALQHGNRTRKLILAATSMGMLMVPGNPAALTKMADPRRYVDAAFMEKHFQTLYGGAMAQQSGKSGHIARLTPPTRRGYFYQLLAMVGWTSAPFLPFLKKPTLVMMGDDDQIVPAVNGRMINALLPDSELLMLEGGGHLFLLSHADECVAAIRRFLDDMPAEDMAEAA from the coding sequence ATGGATGTCAATCCGATGGATAGCGCGCTGATTTCGATGGAAAATGTCGGGGGCCGCAAATTGCGGGTCGCCCGCTGGCGGCTCGACGAGCCCTCCGACCATCCGCCGATCCTGTTCTTCAACGGTATCGGCGCGAATATCGAGGCCGTCGCCCCGCTCGCCACCGCGCTCGACGACCGCGGCTTCATCATGTTCGACATGCCCGGCGTCGGCGGATCGCCGGAGCCGACCGTTCCCTACAACGCGATCACCATGGCCTGGACCGCCAGTCAGCTGCTGGACCATCTCGGCGTGGAGCAGGTGGACGTCATGGGGGTCAGCTGGGGCGGCGCGATGGCGCAGCACTTCGCGCTCCAGCACGGCAACCGCACGCGCAAGCTGATCCTGGCGGCCACCAGCATGGGCATGTTGATGGTGCCGGGCAATCCGGCAGCGTTGACCAAGATGGCCGATCCGCGCCGCTACGTGGACGCCGCCTTCATGGAGAAGCACTTCCAGACCCTCTACGGCGGCGCGATGGCGCAGCAATCGGGCAAGTCGGGCCATATCGCCCGCCTCACCCCGCCCACACGGCGTGGCTATTTCTACCAGCTGCTCGCCATGGTCGGCTGGACCAGCGCACCGTTCCTGCCGTTCCTGAAGAAGCCGACACTGGTGATGATGGGCGATGACGACCAGATCGTCCCGGCGGTGAACGGCCGGATGATCAACGCGCTCCTGCCCGACAGCGAATTGCTGATGCTGGAGGGCGGCGGGCACCTGTTCCTGCTCAGCCATGCGGACGAATGCGTCGCCGCGATCCGCCGCTTCCTCGACGACATGCCGGCGGAGGACATGGCCGAGGCTGCCTGA
- a CDS encoding alpha/beta fold hydrolase, with translation MADGIHLEDEAAQSTTALGPLIGIAREDFVGAVALLLRETASDPQRLIKHQQAIGQDMIKIMTGKSDLAPDPRDKRFMDPAWQYNPFYRAGVQYYLAVQKGMSNWIADLELDEIERDRANFISNIIIDSLAPTNTLAGNPTAQKRAIDSGGLSLIKGLKNAYDDITKNDFMVSQVDKRPFKLGENIATSKGSVVLRTDMMELIQYAPTTDEVYEIPQLTIPPQINKMYINDLSPEKSVVKWQVDNGIQTFVISWRNPDKSQGVWDMADYVASCREAMEAVAKITGAKKVNVSAGCSGGQTAAMLASKMAADGDDLLGALTLMVCVLHPKQTDIEAGSLVSEHGIEIAKRRAAKAGVIAGTDLARGFAWLRPNDLIWNYVINNYLLGEDPPAFDVLFWNADATNLSGSLMGDFLTLFETLAFTKKGEVEMVDHKIDLSKVDSDVFILGGVTDHITPWKATYRSTQLFGKGEVTYVLSQSGHMQAILNPPGNPKAKYYVQKEDGPLPATADEWLQGTHEVAGSWWPYWTQWLQDRSGGKTEAPKKLGKGKKFAPLDPAPGLYVVEER, from the coding sequence ATGGCAGACGGCATCCATCTGGAGGACGAGGCCGCGCAGTCGACCACCGCGCTCGGCCCTCTCATCGGTATCGCCCGGGAAGATTTTGTCGGTGCGGTCGCGCTGCTGCTGCGCGAAACCGCTTCGGATCCGCAGCGGCTCATCAAGCACCAGCAGGCTATCGGCCAGGACATGATCAAGATCATGACCGGCAAGTCCGACCTCGCGCCCGATCCGCGCGACAAGCGCTTCATGGACCCGGCCTGGCAGTACAACCCGTTCTATCGCGCCGGCGTGCAGTACTACCTCGCCGTCCAGAAGGGGATGAGCAACTGGATCGCGGACCTCGAACTGGACGAGATCGAGCGCGACCGGGCCAATTTCATTTCCAACATCATCATCGACAGCCTTGCGCCGACCAATACGCTGGCCGGCAATCCGACCGCGCAGAAGCGGGCCATCGACAGCGGCGGGCTGAGCCTCATCAAGGGGCTCAAGAACGCCTACGACGACATCACCAAGAACGACTTCATGGTCAGCCAGGTGGACAAGCGGCCGTTCAAGCTGGGCGAGAACATCGCCACGTCGAAGGGTTCCGTCGTCCTGCGGACCGACATGATGGAACTGATCCAGTACGCCCCGACCACGGACGAGGTGTACGAGATACCGCAGCTGACCATCCCGCCGCAGATCAACAAGATGTACATCAACGACCTCTCGCCGGAGAAGTCGGTGGTGAAGTGGCAGGTCGACAACGGCATCCAGACCTTCGTCATATCCTGGCGCAACCCGGACAAGAGCCAGGGCGTGTGGGACATGGCCGATTACGTCGCATCCTGCCGCGAGGCGATGGAAGCGGTCGCGAAGATTACCGGCGCGAAGAAGGTCAACGTGTCCGCCGGTTGTTCGGGCGGCCAGACGGCGGCCATGCTGGCCAGCAAGATGGCAGCCGACGGCGACGACCTGCTCGGCGCGCTGACGCTGATGGTGTGCGTGCTGCATCCCAAGCAGACCGATATCGAGGCCGGATCGCTCGTCAGCGAACACGGGATCGAGATCGCCAAGCGCCGCGCGGCGAAGGCCGGGGTGATCGCGGGCACCGACCTGGCGCGCGGCTTCGCCTGGCTGCGGCCTAACGACCTCATCTGGAACTACGTCATCAACAACTACCTGCTGGGAGAGGACCCGCCGGCGTTCGACGTGCTGTTCTGGAACGCGGACGCGACCAACCTGTCCGGCAGCCTCATGGGCGACTTCCTGACCCTGTTCGAAACGCTTGCCTTCACGAAGAAGGGCGAGGTCGAGATGGTCGACCACAAGATCGACCTGTCGAAAGTGGACAGCGACGTCTTCATCCTGGGCGGGGTCACCGACCACATCACGCCGTGGAAGGCGACCTATCGCTCGACCCAGCTGTTCGGGAAGGGCGAGGTGACTTACGTCCTCAGCCAGTCGGGCCACATGCAGGCGATCCTGAACCCGCCGGGCAATCCCAAGGCCAAGTACTACGTCCAGAAGGAGGACGGCCCCCTCCCCGCCACGGCGGACGAGTGGCTGCAGGGCACGCACGAAGTCGCCGGGAGCTGGTGGCCTTACTGGACACAATGGCTGCAGGACCGCTCCGGCGGCAAGACCGAGGCGCCGAAGAAGCTCGGCAAGGGAAAGAAATTCGCACCGCTGGACCCGGCCCCGGGCCTGTACGTTGTCGAGGAACGCTGA
- a CDS encoding EAL domain-containing protein: MAGLPTEQRVHDRAHRTHSPARASLRVVEEEQAPPEPERRAPVNRRGPNRVVETKDVKTIVPRDWWRIGIVYALVLLVCGISTFSIPPIESFGSGILAIWISGAGWWVARAKDGVVGYRPLDVLIAWSVILAPMVCLGLSMGLWVSLDGLDWRWAVAGIVCTNAIGASLLTGRVPQQFAAWFAGWVPLALIEGSTISIAALVLGGICALAAARHQIAIVRALLEDDQKLKRVRNRALHILTDYEDTGLGWFWETDRRGQITYLSPQIIRILDREREEIMNRPFLELFDLANEREDGERTLSFHLSARSSFQEIGVRAAVGSEERWWSVSGRPAYDEFGNYQGFRGSGTDLTEKRRSEKQATRLARFDSLTGLANRHQMSQLLGKLLAAPMERQRECSVMLLDLDRFKHVNDTLGHPSGDELLKQVAQRLQRTLGDLGEVGRLGGDEFKILIPGRMERAELAHVANEIIHALSQPYTISGHRASIGTSVGIAIAPDDGKTSEDLIRNADLALYAAKDGGRGRYHFYSSELHSAAEERTKLEQDLRDAIAKGELDLFYQPFVDAKTETISGFEALLRWNHPKDGWMSPAKFIPVAEDTGLIMQIGEWAIRKACDDLARWPASIRCAVNVSPVQFANPQLPSVITNAIASSQIDPSRLELEITESVFLSDDINTDAMFSALKRIGVRLALDDFGTGYSSLGYLKKAPFDKIKIDQSFVRGATQAGSRNGAIITSITGLANSLGMDTTAEGVETMDELVLVRDLGCSHVQGYLYSKAIDGETASAMLEDGLRLNPVGPRAAREHRQKTLRQTMLEHEGQFYSARIRNLSRGGAMVEGLWNVPVGTRFRIALDAEKIVGATAMWSDENRMGLRFHERIDTSLLAPGG, translated from the coding sequence ATGGCGGGCCTCCCAACAGAGCAGCGCGTGCACGATCGTGCGCACCGTACGCATTCGCCTGCCCGCGCCAGCCTGCGCGTCGTGGAGGAGGAGCAGGCACCGCCCGAACCGGAACGCAGGGCCCCTGTGAACCGGCGCGGACCGAACCGCGTGGTCGAGACCAAGGACGTCAAGACGATCGTGCCGCGCGACTGGTGGCGGATCGGGATCGTCTATGCGCTGGTCCTGCTCGTCTGCGGTATATCCACCTTCAGCATCCCACCGATCGAATCCTTCGGTTCGGGTATCCTCGCCATCTGGATTTCCGGAGCGGGCTGGTGGGTCGCGCGCGCCAAGGACGGCGTGGTCGGATACCGGCCGCTCGACGTGCTTATCGCATGGAGCGTCATTCTCGCGCCGATGGTCTGCCTCGGCCTTTCCATGGGTCTGTGGGTTTCGCTCGACGGGCTGGACTGGCGCTGGGCCGTCGCGGGAATCGTGTGCACCAACGCGATCGGGGCCAGCCTGCTGACGGGCCGCGTGCCCCAGCAGTTCGCGGCGTGGTTCGCCGGCTGGGTTCCGCTCGCCCTCATCGAAGGCTCGACCATTTCGATCGCCGCGCTGGTGCTCGGCGGCATCTGCGCGCTCGCCGCCGCCCGGCACCAGATCGCCATCGTGCGTGCGCTGCTGGAAGACGACCAGAAGCTGAAGCGGGTGCGCAATCGCGCACTCCACATCCTGACCGATTACGAGGATACAGGCCTCGGCTGGTTCTGGGAAACCGACCGGCGCGGGCAGATCACCTACCTATCGCCGCAGATCATCCGGATCCTCGATCGGGAGCGCGAGGAGATCATGAATCGCCCGTTCCTCGAACTGTTCGATCTCGCCAACGAACGCGAGGACGGGGAACGAACGCTCAGCTTCCACCTTTCCGCGCGCTCCTCGTTCCAGGAGATCGGGGTGCGCGCCGCGGTCGGCAGCGAGGAACGCTGGTGGTCCGTCAGCGGCCGTCCTGCCTATGACGAGTTCGGCAATTACCAGGGATTCCGCGGTTCGGGCACCGACCTGACCGAGAAGCGCCGCAGCGAGAAACAGGCGACGCGCTTGGCCCGTTTCGATTCCCTCACGGGTCTCGCCAACCGCCATCAGATGTCGCAGCTGCTGGGCAAGTTGCTCGCCGCGCCGATGGAGCGGCAGCGCGAATGCAGCGTCATGCTGCTCGACCTAGACCGGTTCAAGCACGTCAACGATACGCTCGGCCATCCGTCGGGCGACGAACTGCTCAAGCAGGTTGCGCAGCGGCTCCAGCGCACGCTGGGCGATCTGGGGGAAGTCGGCCGGCTGGGTGGTGACGAATTCAAGATCCTGATCCCGGGCCGCATGGAGCGCGCCGAGCTCGCCCATGTCGCGAACGAGATCATCCACGCCCTCTCGCAGCCCTATACGATCAGCGGTCACCGGGCGAGCATCGGCACTTCGGTCGGGATCGCGATCGCACCCGACGATGGCAAGACGAGCGAGGACCTGATCCGCAACGCCGACCTCGCGCTCTACGCGGCAAAGGACGGTGGGCGCGGGCGGTACCATTTCTATTCCAGCGAGCTGCATTCGGCCGCCGAAGAGCGCACGAAGCTGGAACAGGACCTGCGCGACGCGATCGCCAAGGGCGAGCTCGACCTGTTCTACCAGCCTTTCGTCGATGCGAAGACGGAGACGATCTCCGGCTTCGAGGCGCTGCTTCGCTGGAACCACCCGAAGGACGGCTGGATGTCGCCCGCCAAGTTCATCCCGGTTGCGGAAGATACCGGGCTGATCATGCAGATCGGCGAGTGGGCCATTCGCAAGGCGTGCGACGATCTGGCGCGCTGGCCAGCCTCCATCCGGTGTGCGGTCAACGTTTCGCCGGTGCAGTTCGCCAATCCGCAGCTGCCGTCGGTCATCACCAACGCGATCGCCTCGTCCCAGATCGATCCCTCGCGTCTCGAACTGGAAATCACCGAAAGCGTATTCCTGTCGGACGACATCAATACCGACGCCATGTTCTCGGCGCTCAAGCGCATCGGCGTGCGGCTGGCGCTGGACGATTTCGGGACGGGCTACTCCTCGCTCGGCTATCTGAAGAAGGCGCCATTCGACAAGATCAAGATCGACCAGAGCTTCGTGCGCGGGGCCACGCAAGCGGGCAGCCGCAACGGCGCGATCATCACGTCGATCACCGGGCTCGCGAACTCGCTCGGCATGGATACCACGGCCGAAGGTGTGGAGACGATGGACGAACTGGTCCTCGTGCGCGACCTCGGCTGCAGCCACGTTCAGGGCTATCTCTATTCGAAGGCGATCGACGGGGAAACCGCGTCGGCCATGCTCGAGGACGGTCTGCGCCTCAATCCGGTCGGGCCGCGCGCGGCGCGCGAACATCGCCAGAAGACCCTGCGCCAGACCATGCTGGAGCATGAAGGCCAGTTCTACTCCGCCCGGATCCGCAACCTTTCGCGCGGGGGCGCCATGGTGGAAGGTCTCTGGAACGTGCCGGTGGGTACGCGATTCAGGATCGCGCTCGACGCGGAGAAGATCGTCGGCGCCACGGCGATGTGGAGCGACGAGAACCGCATGGGGCTGCGTTTTCACGAGCGGATCGATACCAGCCTCCTGGCGCCGGGCGGATGA
- a CDS encoding EAL domain-containing protein, giving the protein MSKFSRQDVGGSASDDAASCPVVPIADHQRIELLDSLESLDIGWFWATDTEGRLTYLTASAAASLGVERSAIIGRKLTEVVVADRSEDDEGRERPLAFQLGARNAFVDVPVKPVDGSTGVPTWWEISGKPCFDAENEFVGYRGRARDVSHSRQHSIDASRLAKFDTLTGLANRHRMESQLRKTLKAYQASKRSCALLMLDLDRFKQVNDTLGHPAGDELLKQVAQRLVKIVGKHAEIGRLGGDEFQIILPDVDDRGRLGDLGKRLIQMISQPYSIDGSRAIIGTSVGIAIAPYDGIDAEELVSSADLALYAAKGNGRGQYRFFSSDLKDGARQRKQIEEDLRDALAKDELRLHYQPLIKAGSDEAACFEALMRWEHAEDGFISPGQFIPIAEETSIITDLGEWALMRACRDCAEWPGDIKVAVNVSAVQFSDENFLGVVERALASSGLDPQRLELEITESVFMGDPHATSRMFKQLKRLGVRLALDDFGTGYSSLGYLRNAPFDKIKIDQSFVRGATEPDNNNAAIITAIVSLADALGMDTVAEGVESEDELALVTERGATLIQGFIYSGALAQDVLLGRFEDGTIQFEKKGPAKHRSERRTVFRRVGLIHEDHRYEVMLRNLSRTGAMIEGLLDVPIGTDLVLDLGAGQLAVAKVRRSHEAVQGIEFEVPLISDGADGLCTRHRVSPYALAAAGMPLAALPPGNYPLLRDAPVSEGGSRPSFLQVDLTQRFN; this is encoded by the coding sequence TTGTCGAAATTTTCGCGTCAGGACGTGGGTGGCTCCGCGTCCGACGATGCTGCGTCGTGCCCGGTCGTCCCGATTGCGGATCACCAGCGGATCGAGTTGCTCGACAGCCTTGAAAGTCTCGACATCGGCTGGTTCTGGGCCACCGATACGGAAGGCCGGCTGACCTACCTCACCGCAAGCGCCGCGGCCTCGCTCGGCGTCGAGCGGAGCGCCATTATCGGGCGCAAGCTCACCGAAGTGGTCGTCGCGGACCGGTCGGAGGACGACGAGGGCCGCGAGCGGCCGCTCGCATTCCAGCTCGGTGCGCGCAACGCCTTTGTCGACGTGCCGGTGAAGCCGGTCGACGGCAGCACGGGCGTGCCGACCTGGTGGGAGATTTCCGGCAAGCCGTGCTTCGACGCGGAAAACGAGTTCGTCGGCTATCGCGGCCGCGCGCGCGACGTTAGCCATTCGCGCCAGCACTCGATCGACGCATCGCGGCTGGCGAAGTTCGATACGCTGACGGGGCTGGCCAACCGGCACCGCATGGAAAGCCAGCTTCGCAAGACGCTGAAGGCCTATCAGGCGTCCAAGCGCAGTTGCGCGTTGCTGATGCTCGATCTCGACCGGTTCAAGCAGGTCAACGATACGCTTGGCCATCCTGCGGGCGACGAACTCCTCAAGCAGGTCGCGCAGCGCCTCGTGAAGATCGTCGGGAAGCATGCGGAGATCGGCCGCCTGGGCGGGGACGAATTCCAGATCATCCTGCCGGACGTGGACGACCGCGGCCGTTTGGGCGACCTCGGCAAGCGCCTGATCCAGATGATCTCGCAGCCATACTCGATCGACGGCAGCCGCGCGATCATCGGGACGTCGGTGGGCATCGCCATCGCGCCCTATGACGGGATCGACGCGGAAGAGCTGGTCAGCAGCGCCGACCTCGCGCTCTACGCCGCGAAGGGCAACGGGCGTGGGCAGTATCGCTTCTTCTCCAGCGACCTCAAGGACGGTGCCCGGCAGCGCAAGCAGATCGAGGAAGACCTGCGCGATGCGCTCGCCAAGGACGAGCTGCGCCTGCACTACCAGCCGCTGATCAAGGCCGGATCGGACGAGGCCGCCTGTTTCGAAGCGCTGATGCGCTGGGAACACGCGGAAGACGGTTTCATCAGTCCCGGCCAGTTCATCCCGATCGCCGAAGAGACCAGCATCATCACCGATCTGGGCGAGTGGGCCCTGATGCGCGCCTGCCGCGATTGTGCCGAATGGCCGGGCGACATCAAGGTCGCGGTCAACGTGTCCGCGGTCCAGTTCAGCGACGAGAACTTCCTCGGCGTGGTGGAACGCGCGCTCGCCTCCAGCGGACTCGACCCGCAGCGGCTCGAGCTCGAGATCACCGAGAGTGTGTTCATGGGCGATCCGCACGCGACCAGCCGGATGTTCAAGCAGTTGAAGCGCCTCGGCGTGCGACTTGCGCTGGACGATTTCGGGACGGGCTATTCCTCTCTCGGCTACCTGCGCAACGCGCCCTTCGACAAGATCAAGATCGACCAGAGCTTCGTGCGCGGGGCGACGGAGCCGGACAACAACAACGCCGCGATCATCACCGCCATCGTCAGCCTGGCGGACGCGCTGGGCATGGACACGGTCGCGGAAGGCGTTGAATCGGAAGACGAGCTCGCCCTGGTGACGGAGCGCGGCGCGACCCTCATCCAAGGCTTCATCTATTCCGGAGCGCTGGCACAGGACGTGCTGCTCGGGCGGTTCGAGGACGGCACCATCCAGTTCGAGAAGAAGGGCCCGGCCAAGCACCGCTCCGAGCGGCGCACCGTGTTCCGACGCGTCGGCCTGATCCACGAGGACCATCGCTACGAGGTCATGCTGCGCAACCTGTCGCGCACCGGGGCGATGATCGAGGGCTTGCTGGACGTGCCGATCGGCACCGATCTCGTGCTGGACCTGGGGGCGGGGCAGCTCGCAGTCGCCAAGGTACGCCGCTCGCACGAGGCGGTGCAGGGCATCGAGTTCGAAGTGCCGCTCATCAGCGACGGGGCCGACGGCCTGTGCACCCGCCACCGGGTCAGCCCCTACGCGCTGGCCGCCGCCGGGATGCCGCTCGCCGCGCTTCCGCCGGGTAACTACCCGCTGCTGCGCGACGCCCCGGTGTCCGAAGGCGGATCGCGCCCGTCCTTCCTCCAAGTCGATCTCACGCAGCGCTTCAACTGA